A region of Pasteurellaceae bacterium Orientalotternb1 DNA encodes the following proteins:
- a CDS encoding iron ABC transporter ATP-binding protein, with protein sequence MSILIETNDLTIGYQGKRLVSQINFQLKPQQICCLLGANGAGKSTFLKTLLGLLPPHSGQISFNQRPLNQWSQLELAKQIAYVPQAHQSLFAFSVLDMVLMGRSAYLKWYQHPQPQDKQLALAALSQLEIEHLAHRDYAELSGGEKQLVLIARAIAQDASLLIMDEPTSSLDFGNQIRILEKINALRASQRTFIITTHAPQQADYLTTSQDTIIILDKNLPLAFEQGSKSTMLNLDKLAQIYHIAPNTLAAHLHLRETKNEHFL encoded by the coding sequence ATGAGTATATTGATTGAAACAAACGATTTAACGATTGGCTATCAAGGTAAGCGGTTAGTTAGTCAGATAAATTTTCAATTGAAACCGCAACAAATCTGCTGCCTGCTTGGAGCAAATGGAGCTGGGAAAAGCACCTTTCTCAAAACATTACTTGGATTGCTTCCGCCACATTCGGGGCAAATTTCTTTTAACCAACGACCGCTCAATCAATGGTCGCAACTTGAGTTAGCCAAACAGATCGCCTATGTCCCACAAGCACATCAAAGTCTTTTTGCATTTTCCGTGTTAGATATGGTGCTAATGGGACGTTCTGCCTATCTAAAATGGTATCAACACCCACAACCCCAAGACAAACAACTCGCTCTCGCCGCCTTATCTCAATTAGAAATTGAACATCTTGCTCATCGTGATTACGCTGAATTAAGTGGGGGCGAAAAACAGTTAGTACTCATTGCAAGGGCGATTGCCCAAGATGCATCGCTACTGATTATGGACGAGCCAACATCCAGTCTCGATTTTGGTAATCAAATTCGGATTTTAGAAAAAATCAATGCATTGCGTGCGTCACAGCGTACCTTCATTATTACCACTCACGCTCCCCAACAAGCCGATTATTTAACCACATCACAAGATACAATTATCATTTTGGATAAAAACCTACCCTTGGCGTTTGAGCAAGGCAGCAAATCCACAATGCTCAATTTAGACAAACTAGCACAAATCTATCATATTGCACCGAATACACTCGCCGCCCATTTACATTTAAGAGAAACAAAAAATGAACACTTTCTATGA
- a CDS encoding iron ABC transporter permease: MQTLFERFRFTLLVSLLLASILISLNVGKFPISLSQLWQSISCHWSADCVPTQVDTVLWHIRIPRIIVACLVGSALACAGATYQGMFKNPLVSPDILGVSAGAGLGASLAIFYDLPMWNVQLFAFCGGLFAVFCVSLIASRNKRRDPILVLVLAGVAIGTLLGSGISLLKILADPFTQLQAITFWLLGSLTAVNLTDAWQLFGLITLSLIPLFLLRWRLNLLSLDEDEAQTLGLSVKHTRYLLIIFTTLCTASAVSVTGIIGWVGLVVPHIARLLVGANFIVLLPTSLLLGATFLVITDTLARTVAAIEIPLGLLTSLCGAPFFLYLLLRAKK; encoded by the coding sequence ATGCAAACCCTGTTTGAACGTTTTCGTTTTACTTTGCTCGTGAGCTTATTGCTTGCGAGCATACTCATTTCACTCAATGTAGGGAAATTCCCTATTTCTTTATCACAACTTTGGCAAAGTATAAGTTGTCATTGGTCCGCAGACTGTGTACCTACACAAGTTGATACCGTTTTGTGGCATATTCGTATTCCACGTATTATTGTTGCTTGTTTGGTTGGTTCTGCTTTAGCCTGTGCAGGAGCCACTTATCAAGGAATGTTCAAAAATCCACTTGTTTCACCTGATATTTTAGGCGTTTCTGCTGGGGCTGGTCTGGGGGCATCTCTTGCGATCTTCTACGATCTACCAATGTGGAACGTACAACTTTTTGCTTTCTGTGGCGGGCTGTTCGCTGTTTTTTGTGTTTCTCTCATCGCAAGTCGAAATAAACGTAGAGATCCCATTTTAGTGCTTGTTTTAGCAGGCGTTGCTATCGGTACTCTACTGGGTTCTGGTATTTCACTGCTGAAGATTCTGGCCGATCCTTTCACTCAACTACAAGCCATTACCTTTTGGCTGCTGGGCAGTCTCACAGCGGTCAATTTGACTGATGCGTGGCAACTTTTTGGACTAATAACCTTAAGTTTAATCCCCTTATTTTTACTTCGCTGGCGATTAAATTTATTATCGCTTGATGAAGATGAAGCACAAACACTCGGACTTTCAGTAAAACACACCCGTTATTTGCTCATTATTTTCACCACACTTTGTACTGCCAGTGCAGTATCTGTAACTGGCATTATTGGTTGGGTCGGGCTGGTTGTACCGCATATTGCACGTTTATTAGTTGGAGCAAACTTTATCGTTCTTCTCCCAACTTCATTATTACTCGGTGCTACATTTTTAGTGATCACCGATACGTTGGCTCGTACGGTGGCTGCAATTGAAATTCCATTGGGGCTACTCACCTCTTTGTGCGGAGCACCTTTTTTTCTCTATTTACTTTTAAGAGCCAAAAAATGA
- a CDS encoding iron ABC transporter substrate-binding protein produces the protein MKKLLALVSTLFFSSLLLAQSTPISVTVGEMPAPEKVEKIISAGNPTDVVLLAVAPEKLAGLAGFRMNSPAGKFFPESFQKLETLGKVSGKNSTLSPEKILALNPNLIIDIGNISPNYIDQAHKTQAQTQIPYVLLDGNLTRTPELLHEIGKLIGKSAETEKLANYAEETLQQAVTLAPNFAKTAYLARGADGLETGFVGSIHTQSLELAGVRNVAVGDHKGLSKVSMEQILLWNPEIIFTQYPEFYQKVWTDPQWQALDAVKQKKVYLIPNKPFGWLDSPPSLNRLLGIKWLQHLLAGNAPEAFVPEIQQFYKLFYHIELSPTQAEALIKGNK, from the coding sequence ATGAAAAAACTTCTCGCCCTCGTTTCTACCTTATTTTTTTCTTCCCTGTTACTTGCACAATCCACACCAATTAGTGTGACCGTAGGCGAAATGCCAGCTCCTGAAAAAGTAGAAAAAATCATCAGTGCGGGCAATCCAACTGATGTGGTATTACTTGCCGTTGCACCTGAAAAATTAGCGGGACTTGCAGGGTTTAGAATGAATTCTCCTGCAGGAAAATTTTTTCCTGAGTCGTTCCAAAAATTGGAAACCTTAGGGAAAGTCTCTGGCAAAAATAGCACTCTTTCTCCTGAAAAAATTCTTGCTCTCAATCCAAACTTAATTATTGATATTGGTAACATTTCCCCAAATTACATCGACCAAGCCCATAAGACTCAAGCCCAAACTCAAATTCCCTACGTTTTACTTGACGGAAATTTAACTCGAACGCCTGAACTCTTGCACGAAATCGGTAAACTCATCGGAAAATCTGCGGAAACTGAAAAATTAGCAAACTACGCGGAAGAGACACTACAACAAGCGGTCACTTTAGCCCCAAATTTTGCAAAAACAGCCTATTTGGCACGAGGAGCTGACGGTTTAGAAACGGGCTTTGTGGGTTCAATTCATACACAGTCACTGGAACTTGCAGGGGTGAGAAATGTGGCGGTAGGTGATCATAAAGGATTATCTAAAGTCTCAATGGAACAAATTCTATTGTGGAACCCTGAAATCATCTTTACACAATATCCTGAATTTTATCAAAAAGTATGGACTGACCCACAATGGCAAGCGTTAGATGCAGTGAAACAGAAAAAAGTGTATCTGATTCCGAACAAACCATTTGGTTGGTTAGACTCTCCACCAAGTTTAAACCGCTTGCTTGGCATTAAATGGTTGCAACATTTACTTGCAGGCAACGCTCCTGAAGCTTTTGTGCCTGAAATACAACAATTCTATAAATTGTTCTACCATATTGAGTTATCTCCAACACAGGCAGAGGCTCTCATTAAAGGCAATAAATAA
- a CDS encoding ribosomal protein L3 N(5)-glutamine methyltransferase has product MFEYNLELLDDIAQSPVEQDLKTILDMMRWAYSYFNASDLYYGHGHDNAWDEANQLVLSALALPIDVPEKLYQSNLTQTEKLRIIDMVQQRLGLRKPVAYLTNSAWFCGLEFYVDGRVIIPRSPIGELIREGFTGILRTEPKRILDLCTGSGCIAIACAERFPHAEIDAVDLSVDALNVAEINIDRHNMAQQVFPLQSDLFNSLPQDQYDLIITNPPYVDLEDLETMPEEFHHEPEMALGSGVDGLDITKRILAQAADYLSDNGVLVCEVGNSMVHLIEQFPTVPFNWLEFKHGGLGVFSLTKQQLMANRHLFR; this is encoded by the coding sequence ATGTTTGAATACAACCTTGAATTACTCGATGACATTGCTCAATCGCCTGTGGAGCAAGATTTAAAAACGATTTTGGATATGATGCGTTGGGCATATAGCTATTTTAATGCTTCTGATCTCTACTACGGACACGGGCACGATAATGCGTGGGATGAAGCGAATCAGCTGGTTCTCAGTGCCCTAGCATTGCCTATTGATGTGCCTGAAAAACTGTATCAATCTAACCTAACCCAAACGGAAAAATTACGCATTATTGATATGGTGCAGCAGCGTTTGGGCTTGCGTAAACCAGTAGCGTATTTGACAAATTCAGCGTGGTTCTGCGGTTTGGAATTTTATGTAGATGGGCGGGTGATTATTCCACGTTCGCCAATTGGTGAACTGATCCGTGAAGGCTTTACGGGCATTTTACGCACCGAGCCAAAACGCATTTTGGATTTGTGTACGGGCAGCGGCTGCATTGCGATTGCTTGTGCCGAACGTTTTCCGCACGCAGAAATTGATGCGGTTGATCTCTCTGTCGATGCGTTAAATGTGGCGGAAATCAATATCGACCGACATAATATGGCACAGCAAGTGTTCCCGTTGCAATCGGATTTATTCAACAGCTTACCGCAAGATCAATACGATCTGATTATCACCAACCCACCGTATGTAGATTTAGAAGATCTGGAAACGATGCCAGAGGAGTTTCACCACGAGCCAGAAATGGCTCTTGGTTCTGGCGTGGACGGCTTAGACATCACCAAACGTATTTTGGCACAAGCGGCGGATTACTTGTCAGACAATGGCGTATTGGTATGTGAAGTGGGCAACAGTATGGTGCATCTCATTGAACAATTCCCAACTGTGCCATTTAACTGGCTCGAATTTAAACACGGTGGCTTAGGCGTATTTAGCCTGACAAAACAACAACTTATGGCGAATCGTCACCTGTTTCGCTAA